A single Malaclemys terrapin pileata isolate rMalTer1 chromosome 3, rMalTer1.hap1, whole genome shotgun sequence DNA region contains:
- the LOC128833557 gene encoding potassium channel subfamily K member 2-like, with translation MRRSRWSPSAPVIVRSSQTCLAPTTKARSPQSPSAPAVTRRSRRSLSGRISPRSCQTCHQAPDQRNRCCCTGPSPACFGQDTPLTSRVAAPDLLDPKSATQNSKSRLSFSTKPTVLSSPEECDSAINVMKWKTVSTIFLLVVVYLIIGGTVFKALEQPRETSQRATIVIQKQTFVSELSCVNASELDELMQVIHAKK, from the exons ATGAGgaggagccgctggagcccgtccgctcccgtcaTTGTGAGGAGCAGTCAGACCTGCCTCGCGCCAACTACGAAGGCGaggagcccccagagcccctctgcccctgctgttacccggaggagccgccggagcctcaGTGGCCGGATttccccgaggagctgccagACCTGCCACCAAGCCCCAGACCAGAGGAACCGATGTTGCTGTACTGGCCCGAGCCCGGCGTGTTTCGggcaggataccccactgaccagcagag tgGCGGCACCTGACTTGCTGGATCCCAAATCTGCCACTCAGAACTCCAAATCACGGCTATCGTTTTCTACAAAACCCACAGTGCTCTCGTCACCAGAGGAATGTGATTCGGCTATTAATGTTATGAAATGGAAGACGGTCTCAACGATTTTTCTGCTGGTTGTTGTATATTTAATAATTGGAGGTACTGTCTTCAAAGCCCTGGAGCAGCCACGTGAAACTTCCCAAAGAGCCACCATTGTGATTCAGAAGCAGACATTTGTATCTGAGCTTTCCTGTGTGAATGCATCGGAGCTTGATGAACTAATGCAGGTCATTCATGCAAAAAAGTAA